One window of the Drosophila gunungcola strain Sukarami chromosome 3L unlocalized genomic scaffold, Dgunungcola_SK_2 000009F, whole genome shotgun sequence genome contains the following:
- the LOC128259822 gene encoding T-cell immunomodulatory protein codes for MTRCTLVLLGLLLALGNPILASDITDKVFGDIKEGIVAAFGDFNSDELTDVFVIRDEMKTLQILYGHYTEPLLIVGPYCQYGDKTIVSVIPGDFDGDALMDVLVNLKGSSEDTYEVHINWGNTTELKCSTKSLFTSKGEVMALDLNRDMIIDLYGLDSNDLRTFWIFNSNRLPPEAKHQAEPPGTSGNSLSIPNANAYLDLNGDFLADLFLQTHSSYEVWHGISESDKQENFSYQYQIKFQPIGGNDYHIGQAVFMDFELKGVQNIMVPFCIHANCRNSSILVHDGEDFRNLHVNFRDPQGISWAFVPPVSDDVYLRTITARSGDFNLDGYPDLLVTLQPLNVGKPVMQTFLLENVPCTTCHKQPKRTFEVRWGALSPMGNNTVAGAFYDFYQDGVLDVILIRKDAKGKYQPLAFRNTLDYDANFVKVIVLTGLDNKQNPERRTPLGRKKRTYGTNLPGPRITYSTTTQDGDQQCGSSVQLPQASYFALQLPYTCFGLGRTPNFVDQLTVGLGGKLHNWTQLIPNSQIIVVPKPLDEPSRWKAQLFVTPSKLILMSVVALGGTCLVIVFIILVLYIKEKREDKQERLQESHRFHFDAM; via the exons ATGACGAGATGCACCCTGGTACTCCTGGGGCTCCTCCTGGCCCTGGGCAATCCAATCCTGGCCAGCGATATCACGGATAAGGTGTTTGGCGATATCAAAGAGGGCATTGTGGCTGCCTTTGGGGACTTTAATTCCGACGAACTGACGGATGTCTTTGTTATTCGCGATGAAATGAAGACGTTGCAGATTCTCTATG GACACTACACGGAACCACTGCTTATCGTGGGACCCTACTGCCAGTACGGGGATAAGACCATTGTGAGTGTCATTCCCGGAGATTTCGATGGCGACGCCCTAATGGACGTGCTGGTCAACCTGAAGGGCAGCAGTGAGGACACCTACGAAGTGCACATCAACTGGGGCAACACCACCGAACTGAAGTGCTCCACGAAGTCGCTCTTCACGAGCAAAGGGGAAGTGATGGCCCTGGACTTAAACCGCGACATGATCATCGATTTGTACGGCCTGGACAGCAATGACCTGCGCACCTTCTGGATATTCAACAGCAACAGGCTGCCCCCGGAGGCCAAGCACCAGGCAGAGCCCCCAGGGACCAGTGGCAACTCGTTGAGCATACCCAATGCGAATGCCTACCTGGATCTGAACGGTGACTTCCTCGCCGACCTGTTCCTGCAGACGCACAGCTCCTACGAAGTGTGGCACGGAATTAGCGAGAGTGACAAGCAGGAGAACTTCAGCTACCAGTACCAGATCAAGTTCCAGCCGATCGGAGGCAACGACTACCACATCGGACAGGCGGTCTTTATGGACTTCGAGTTGAAGGGCGTGCAGAACATTATGGTGCCCTTCTGCATCCACGCGAACTGCAGGAACTCCTCGATCCTGGTCCACGACGGCGAGGACTTTCGCAATCTGCATGTCAACTTCCGTGATCCGCAGGGCATCTCCTGGGCCTTTGTGCCGCCCGTGTCCGATGACGTTTACTTGAGGACCATCACTGCGCGGAGCGGTGACTTTAACCTGGACGGCTATCCGGATCTGCTGGTCACGCTGCAGCCACTGAACGTGGGCAAGCCGGTGATGCAGACGTTCCTGCTGGAGAACGTGCCCTGCACGACGTGCCACAAGCAACCGAAGCGCACATTCGAGGTGCGCTGGGGGGCCCTCTCGCCGATGGGCAACAACACGGTGGCCGGCGCCTTCTACGACTTCTACCAGGACGGTGTGCTCGATGTGATCCTCATCCGGAAGGACGCGAAGGGCAAATATCAGCCACTGGCCTTCCGCAACACCCTCGACTATGATGCGAACTTTGTGAAAGTGATTGTGCTGACCGGTTTGGACAACAAGCAGAATCCCGAGCGCCGCACTCCTTTGGGCAGGAAGAAACGCACATATGGCACCAATTTGCCCGGACCCCGGATCACGTACAGCACCACCACCCAGGATGGGGATCAGCAGTGCGGCAGCAGCGTGCAACTGCCGCAGGCCTCCTACTTCGCTCTGCAGCTGCCGTACACTTGCTTCGGCTTGGGCCGCACGCCGAATTTCGTGGATCAACTGACCGTGGGGCTGGGCGGCAAGTTGCACAACTGGACGCAGCTCATACCCAACTCACAGATCATTGTGGTGCCAAAGCCCCTGGACGAACCGTCGCGCTGGAAGGCCCAGCTTTTCGTAACGCCCAGCAAACTGATCCTGATGAGCGTCGTGGCGCTGGGCGGCACCTGCCTGGTCATCGTCTTCATCATCCTGGTGCTGTACATCAAGGAGAAGCGCGAGGACAAACAGGAGCGCCTCCAGGAGTCACACAGATTCCATTTCGATGCGATGTAA
- the LOC128259835 gene encoding DCN1-like protein — translation MNKLKSSQHREKVKKFISLTQTGEQTAIFCLQQNDWKLDLASDNYFQNPEYYYRELDRKRIEQLFVRYRDPSDPLKIGSQGVIHFLEDLDLKPDSKLVLIIAWKFHAEVQCEFSRDEFINGMCDLGIDSIDKLKAKLPILEQELNDAGKFKDFYHFTFNYAKDPGQKGIDLDMAIAYWCIVLSGRFKFLDIWCQFLEEKHKRAISRDTWNLLLDFATNIDDRMSNYDSEGAWPVLIDDFVEWCQENDHLKEDSSPGSGFQQQSTASSSSQKNISSAYQTSHSTNMNYG, via the exons ATG AACAAACTGAAATCCAGCCAACACCGTGAGAAGGTGAAGAAGTTCATATCGCTGACACAAACTGGCGAACAGACGGCTATTTTCTGTTTGCAACAGAACGACTGGAAGTTGGACTTGGCCAGCGATAATTACTTCCAGAACCCGGAGTACTACTACCGGGAGTTGGATCGCAAGCGGATCGAACAGTTGTTCGTGCGCTATCGGGACCCCAGTGATCCTCTGAAGATCGGATCGCAGGGTGTTATCCATTTCCTCGAGGATCTGGACCTGAAGCCGGACTCCAAACTGGTGCTGATCATTGCGTGGAAGTTTCACGCAGAGGTACAGTGCGAATTCTCGCGGGATGAGTTCATCAACGGAATGTGCGACCTGGGCATCGATAGCATCGACAAGCTGAAGGCCAAGTTGCCGATCCTTGAACAGGAGCTAAACGATGCCGGCAAGTTCAAGGACTTCTACCACTTCACCTTCAACTATGCCAAGGATCCTGGTCAGAAGGGCATCGACCTGGACATGGCCATCGCCTACTGGTGCATCGTTCTCAGTGGGCGCTTTAAGTTCTTGGACATCTGGTGCCAGTTCCTCGAGGAGAAGCACAAGCGGGCCATATCGCGGGACACCTGGAACCTGCTGCTGGACTTTGCCACCAACATCGACGATCGTATGAGCAACTACGATTCGGAAGGTGCCTGGCCGGTGCTCATCGATGACTTTGTGGAGTGGTGCCAGGAGAACGATCATCTCAAAGAGGACTCCTCGCCGGGATCCGGCTTCCAGCAGCAGTCCACCGCGAGCTCCAGCTCCCAGAAGAACATATCCAGCGCCTACCAGACCTCGCACAGTACAAACATGAACTATGGCTAA